A stretch of Euzebyales bacterium DNA encodes these proteins:
- the pdxS gene encoding pyridoxal 5'-phosphate synthase lyase subunit PdxS, protein MTDAATPATAAGTPQRGTDRVKRGLADMLKGGVIMDVVTPEQARIAEEAGAVAVMALERVPADIRADGGVARMSDPSVVDAIMQAVSIPVMAKARIGHFVEAQVLESLGVDYVDESEVLTPADEAHHIDKHAFTVPFVCGATNLGEALRRLAEGAAMIRSKGEAGTGDVREAVRHMRAITTGIRRLTAMSPDERYRAAKDLQASHDLVDEVARTGRLPVVLFTAGGIATPADAALMMQLGADGVFVGSGIFKSGDPAKRARAIVEATTYANDAEIVAKVSRDLGAPMVGIANESLAEGQRLAGRGW, encoded by the coding sequence ATGACCGATGCAGCAACGCCCGCGACCGCCGCCGGGACGCCGCAGCGTGGCACCGACCGGGTCAAGCGTGGCCTGGCCGACATGCTCAAGGGCGGCGTGATCATGGACGTCGTGACCCCCGAGCAGGCACGGATCGCCGAGGAGGCGGGCGCCGTGGCGGTCATGGCCCTCGAGCGGGTCCCCGCCGACATCCGCGCCGACGGCGGCGTCGCGCGCATGAGCGATCCGTCGGTGGTCGACGCCATCATGCAGGCCGTGTCGATCCCGGTGATGGCCAAGGCCCGCATCGGCCACTTCGTGGAAGCGCAGGTGCTCGAGTCGCTGGGTGTGGACTACGTCGACGAGTCGGAGGTGCTGACCCCGGCCGACGAGGCCCACCACATCGACAAGCACGCGTTCACCGTCCCGTTCGTGTGCGGCGCCACCAACCTCGGCGAGGCGTTGCGACGGCTCGCCGAGGGCGCGGCGATGATCCGCTCGAAGGGCGAGGCCGGCACGGGCGATGTCAGGGAGGCCGTCCGCCACATGCGGGCGATCACGACGGGGATCCGGCGGCTGACCGCCATGTCGCCCGACGAGCGCTACCGCGCCGCGAAGGACCTGCAGGCCTCCCACGACCTGGTCGACGAGGTCGCGCGGACCGGCAGGTTGCCCGTCGTGCTGTTCACCGCCGGAGGCATCGCGACGCCCGCGGACGCCGCGCTGATGATGCAGCTCGGTGCGGACGGCGTGTTCGTCGGGTCGGGCATCTTCAAGTCCGGTGACCCGGCCAAGCGTGCCCGCGCCATCGTGGAGGCGACCACCTATGCCAACGACGCCGAGATCGTTGCGAAGGTCTCCCGCGACCTCGGCGCGCCGATGGTCGGCATAGCGAACGAATCGCTGGCCGAGGGACAGCGGCTCGCCGGTCGTGGCTGGTGA
- the pdxT gene encoding pyridoxal 5'-phosphate synthase glutaminase subunit PdxT — protein MTSVTPDHHRQRARLPGQPLIAVDDERPLSTLGPVVGVLALQGDVLEHVRMLSLAGARAVAVRHAEQLDDLDGVLLPGGESTTIGTMLERFGLLEPLRAHLTAGLPALGTCAGAILMGTEALLHDGTHSDQPLLGVMDTTLRRNAFGRQVASFEGTLDVEGIPAPGLRAVFIRAPWFERLGPDVEPLAEVDTPLGAKVVVARAGHLLAAAFHPELTGDPRLHALFVDVIRARQR, from the coding sequence GTGACTTCTGTGACCCCTGACCACCACCGGCAGCGGGCGCGGCTCCCCGGTCAGCCGCTGATCGCCGTCGACGACGAGCGTCCGCTGAGCACGCTCGGCCCCGTCGTCGGCGTCCTCGCGCTGCAGGGTGACGTGCTCGAGCACGTCCGCATGCTGTCCCTGGCGGGCGCGCGGGCCGTCGCCGTGCGTCATGCCGAGCAGCTCGACGACCTCGACGGCGTGCTGCTGCCAGGCGGCGAGTCGACGACGATCGGCACCATGCTCGAGCGCTTCGGACTGCTCGAGCCCCTGCGGGCCCATCTCACAGCGGGCCTTCCGGCACTCGGGACGTGCGCGGGTGCGATCCTGATGGGGACCGAGGCGCTGCTGCACGACGGGACCCACAGCGACCAACCGCTGCTCGGCGTGATGGACACCACCCTGCGGCGCAACGCGTTCGGACGACAGGTCGCCAGCTTCGAGGGCACGCTCGACGTCGAGGGCATACCCGCGCCGGGGTTGCGCGCCGTGTTCATCCGAGCGCCCTGGTTCGAGCGTCTCGGTCCGGACGTCGAGCCGCTCGCAGAGGTCGACACACCGCTCGGTGCTAAAGTCGTGGTCGCGCGCGCGGGACACCTGCTGGCCGCCGCCTTCCACCCCGAGCTCACCGGCGACCCGCGCCTGCACGCGCTGTTCGTCGACGTCATCCGCGCGCGGCAGCGCTGA
- a CDS encoding YebC/PmpR family DNA-binding transcriptional regulator: MSGHSKWSTIKHKKGAADAKRGKLFARLIRAIEAAARDGGPDPDANPTLATAVQKAKDNSVPKDNIERALKRAAGRDGGGVSWETVYYEGYAPGGVAIYVECLTDNRNRAANDVRAAFNKHGGALAEPNAVNYLFTRTGVVMVPAGEVDEDDILMAGLEAGITDVVVEGDSYRITSEPADVNGVREALASAGVPIESSESTMLPSVNVPVAEESVARQVLRLVEALEDCDDVQNVYANFDIPDEVLEAVA; this comes from the coding sequence GTGTCCGGGCACTCCAAATGGTCAACGATCAAGCACAAGAAGGGCGCTGCCGACGCGAAGCGCGGCAAGCTGTTCGCGCGGTTGATCCGCGCCATCGAGGCGGCCGCGCGCGACGGTGGTCCCGACCCCGACGCCAACCCCACGCTGGCAACCGCGGTGCAGAAGGCGAAGGACAACTCCGTCCCCAAGGACAACATCGAGCGGGCGCTCAAGCGTGCCGCCGGACGCGACGGCGGCGGCGTCAGCTGGGAGACGGTCTACTACGAGGGGTATGCGCCCGGCGGCGTGGCGATCTACGTCGAGTGCCTCACCGACAACCGCAACCGCGCCGCGAACGACGTGCGGGCGGCCTTCAACAAGCACGGTGGTGCGCTGGCCGAGCCGAACGCGGTCAACTACCTGTTCACGCGCACCGGTGTCGTCATGGTGCCGGCCGGCGAGGTCGACGAGGACGACATCCTCATGGCCGGACTCGAGGCGGGCATCACCGACGTGGTGGTGGAGGGTGACAGCTACCGGATCACCTCCGAGCCCGCCGACGTCAACGGGGTGCGCGAGGCGCTCGCGTCGGCCGGCGTGCCGATCGAGTCGTCGGAGTCGACCATGCTGCCCAGCGTGAACGTGCCCGTCGCCGAGGAGAGCGTCGCACGCCAGGTGCTCCGGCTGGTCGAGGCGCTCGAGGACTGCGACGACGTGCAGAACGTGTACGCCAACTTCGACATCCCCGACGAGGTCCTCGAAGCCGTCGCGTGA
- the ruvC gene encoding crossover junction endodeoxyribonuclease RuvC encodes MGVDPGLARCGVAIVEGDVRASALVAHHLVRTAADDADEQRLAAVHDQVVDLVATHRPDVLAIERLLFNANARSAMAVAQAVGVILLAAAHADLPVVHYTPTQVKATVTGHGDADKAQVKYLVQAQLRLDRAPRSADVADAAAVALCHMWRSGGIASDTALQGAGYATRLAAAIAAAGPGAQVVQRAGGSETGVRASVSEPLGGECA; translated from the coding sequence ATGGGCGTCGACCCCGGTCTCGCACGCTGTGGCGTCGCGATCGTCGAGGGCGATGTCCGGGCCAGCGCGCTCGTCGCCCACCACCTCGTGCGCACCGCGGCGGACGACGCCGACGAGCAGCGCCTCGCCGCCGTGCACGATCAGGTGGTGGACCTGGTCGCCACCCACCGGCCCGACGTCCTCGCGATCGAGCGCCTGCTGTTCAACGCCAACGCCCGGTCGGCGATGGCCGTCGCGCAGGCGGTCGGTGTCATCCTGCTCGCGGCCGCGCACGCCGACCTGCCGGTGGTCCACTACACACCCACCCAGGTCAAGGCGACGGTGACCGGCCACGGCGACGCGGACAAGGCCCAGGTCAAGTACCTCGTGCAGGCGCAGCTGCGCCTCGATCGTGCGCCGCGCAGTGCCGACGTCGCGGACGCGGCGGCGGTCGCGCTGTGCCACATGTGGCGCAGCGGAGGCATCGCGTCGGACACCGCACTCCAGGGCGCGGGGTACGCCACCCGGCTTGCCGCAGCGATCGCCGCGGCGGGTCCGGGCGCGCAGGTCGTGCAGCGAGCCGGTGGGAGCGAGACAGGGGTGAGGGCGAGCGTCAGCGAGCCGCTGGGCGGGGAGTGTGCATGA
- the ruvA gene encoding Holliday junction branch migration protein RuvA, with amino-acid sequence MIARLRGQLVDVDVSGVVVDVSGVGYRVLVPAGAFPQRLGEQVVIHTHLAVREDALTLFGFPDIDALRLFERLLGINGIGPKLALSALATLGAGGLRDAILAEDTKALVTVPGLGRKTAQRLILELAGTLTSDRTGAGAPPPATDDDPRAEVRIALASLGYEPSEITRALQTVGDGGAQDAETLLRRALQVLAAAR; translated from the coding sequence ATGATCGCGCGGTTGCGGGGCCAACTGGTCGACGTCGACGTGTCCGGTGTCGTGGTCGACGTGTCCGGTGTCGGGTACCGGGTGCTCGTACCGGCCGGCGCGTTCCCACAGCGGTTGGGTGAGCAGGTCGTCATCCACACCCACCTCGCGGTCCGGGAGGACGCACTCACGTTGTTCGGGTTCCCGGACATCGACGCACTGCGCCTGTTCGAGCGGCTGCTGGGGATCAACGGCATCGGACCGAAGCTGGCGCTGTCGGCCCTGGCCACGCTGGGCGCCGGCGGCCTCCGCGACGCGATCCTGGCGGAGGACACCAAGGCGCTGGTGACGGTGCCCGGTCTGGGCCGCAAGACCGCGCAGCGGTTGATCCTCGAGCTCGCCGGCACGCTGACCTCCGACCGCACGGGCGCGGGAGCGCCGCCACCCGCCACCGACGACGATCCCCGCGCGGAGGTGCGCATTGCGCTCGCGTCGCTCGGCTACGAACCGTCCGAGATCACGCGCGCGCTGCAGACGGTCGGCGACGGCGGCGCACAGGACGCCGAGACGCTGCTGCGCCGGGCCCTGCAGGTACTGGCGGCCGCACGATGA
- the ruvB gene encoding Holliday junction branch migration DNA helicase RuvB — protein sequence MTGPAGADDQEILTGQPIQGDRELDASLRPRQLNDFVGQERIKEQLALVIEGARARDGAVDHLLFSGPPGLGKTSLAGIVAAEMGADMRATSGPALERAGDLAAILSNVAPGDVLFIDEIHRLPRAVEEILYPAMEDFSLDIVIGKGPGARAIRLPLPPFTLVGATTRTGLITSPLRDRFGFSAHLEFYGAVDLAEILLRSAAILGVEVERPGARQIAARSRGTPRIANRLLKRVRDYAEVRAGGVVNADVAASALELFDIDGRGLDRLDRRVLDALCRHFAGGPVGLSTLAVAVGEESDTIEDVVEPFLVQQGLLARTPRGRVATRSAFAHLDVPAPDPDTTVSLFD from the coding sequence ATGACCGGTCCCGCGGGCGCCGACGACCAGGAGATCCTGACCGGTCAGCCAATCCAGGGCGACCGTGAGCTCGACGCGTCGCTGCGCCCCCGGCAGCTCAACGACTTCGTGGGGCAGGAACGGATCAAGGAGCAGCTCGCGCTCGTGATCGAGGGTGCACGTGCGCGGGACGGCGCCGTCGATCACCTGCTGTTCAGTGGACCGCCCGGGCTGGGCAAGACCAGTCTCGCCGGCATCGTCGCCGCCGAGATGGGTGCCGACATGCGTGCGACCAGTGGGCCCGCACTGGAACGTGCCGGCGACCTCGCGGCGATCCTGTCCAACGTCGCGCCTGGGGACGTGCTGTTCATCGACGAGATCCACCGGCTGCCGCGCGCGGTCGAGGAAATCCTGTATCCGGCGATGGAGGACTTCTCCCTGGACATCGTGATCGGCAAGGGCCCTGGTGCGCGCGCGATCCGCCTGCCGCTCCCACCGTTCACCCTCGTCGGCGCCACCACCCGTACCGGGCTGATCACGTCGCCGCTGCGCGACCGGTTCGGGTTCTCGGCACACCTCGAGTTCTACGGCGCCGTCGACCTCGCCGAGATCCTGCTGCGCAGTGCCGCGATCCTCGGTGTCGAGGTCGAGCGACCGGGCGCCCGGCAGATCGCCGCGCGCAGCCGGGGCACCCCGCGCATCGCCAACCGCCTGCTGAAGCGCGTCCGTGACTACGCCGAGGTGCGGGCCGGCGGCGTGGTCAACGCCGACGTCGCGGCCAGCGCGTTGGAGCTGTTCGACATCGACGGTCGCGGTCTGGATCGGCTGGACCGTCGCGTGCTCGACGCGCTGTGCCGCCACTTCGCGGGTGGGCCGGTGGGCCTGTCGACGCTGGCGGTCGCGGTGGGGGAGGAGTCGGACACGATCGAGGACGTCGTGGAGCCGTTCCTCGTGCAGCAGGGGCTGCTGGCGCGCACGCCCCGCGGCCGCGTGGCGACGCGGAGCGCGTTCGCGCACCTCGACGTACCGGCGCCCGATCCCGACACGACGGTTTCGCTGTTCGACTGA
- the yajC gene encoding preprotein translocase subunit YajC has translation MEISHLIAQQSGGGLGQFIPILLIGALFYFLLIRPQQKRARAQRELHGSIEIGDMIVTIGGLHGTVKTVDEGTVRLELNPSTVVTLSKQAIARRVVPSSADAEE, from the coding sequence ATGGAGATCTCGCATCTAATCGCTCAGCAGTCCGGTGGGGGGCTGGGTCAGTTCATCCCGATCCTGCTCATCGGTGCGCTCTTCTACTTCCTGCTCATCCGTCCTCAGCAGAAGCGGGCACGTGCGCAGCGTGAGTTGCACGGCTCGATCGAGATCGGCGACATGATCGTCACGATCGGTGGCCTCCACGGTACGGTCAAGACGGTCGACGAGGGGACCGTGCGGCTCGAGCTGAACCCCAGCACGGTCGTGACCCTGTCGAAGCAGGCGATCGCGCGTCGTGTGGTGCCGTCGAGCGCCGACGCCGAGGAATGA